One genomic segment of Phalacrocorax carbo chromosome Z, bPhaCar2.1, whole genome shotgun sequence includes these proteins:
- the PRXL2C gene encoding peroxiredoxin-like 2C, whose product MSGPPAPPVTQQVGRAPGRRQRPEAGELRAAARCLVVDADGRSVPFQALYGEQKAIVVFVRNFLCYTCKEYVEDLAKVPKAFLQEANVRLIVIGQSSYHHIKPFCSLTGYAHEMYVDPQREIYKTLGMKRGEDNNVSARSPHVKSNMLLGSIRSLWRAMTGPAFDFQGDPAQQGGALILGPGTEVHFLHLDKNRLDHVPINTVLQLAGVKTVNFTNQPQIIDI is encoded by the exons ATGTCCGGGCCGCCGGCGCCCCCCGTCACGCAGCAGGTCGGCCGGGCGCCGGGCCGCAGGCAGCGGCCGGAGGCGGGGGAGCTGCGGGCGGCCGCCCGCTGCCTGGTGGTGGACGCAGACGGGAGGAGCGTCCCATTTCAGGCCCTGTACGGGGAGCAAAAAGCGATCGTGGTGTTCGTGCGG AATTTTCTATGTTACACCTGTAAGGAGTACGTAGAAGACCTGGCAAAAGTCCCCAAGGCATTTTTACAA GAAGCAAATGTGAGGCTTATCGTTATTGGACAGTCATCTTATCATCACATCAAG CCCTTTTGCAGTTTAACTGGGTATGCACACGAAATGTATGTAGATCCACAAAGGGAAATTTATAAAACGCTTGGCATGAAAAGAGGTGAAGATAATAATGTATCAG CACGGAGCCCTCATGTGAAATCAAACATGCTCCTAGGAAGCATTAGGAGTTTGTGGAGAGCAATGACTGGCCCGGCTTTTGATTTTCAAGGAGACCcagctcagcagggaggagCTTTGATTTTAGGCCCAG GCACTGAAGTTCATTTTTTACACCTTGATAAAAACAGGCTGGATCATGTTCCCATTAACACAGTTTTGCAGCTGGCAGGAGTTAAAACAGTAAATTTCACAAACCAACCCCAGATTATTGACATATGA